The Comamonas sp. GB3 AK4-5 genome includes a region encoding these proteins:
- a CDS encoding aspartate aminotransferase family protein, producing the protein MTHIIHRSLLKTPRMAQTSQGITITDTQGKSYIDASGGAAVSCLGHAHPDVLAAMHAQLDQLAYAHTSFFTSAVAEELADHLADHAPQGLDQVYFVSGGSEAVEAALKMARQYFVDIGQPQRTRFVARGQSYHGNTLGALAVGGNEWRRKQFAPLLMDVGRVAPTYAYRDQRADESPTQYGQRLLAEIDAQFQALGPDTVIAFVAEPVVGATAGALTAPPGYFAGVRALCDRYGILFIADEVMCGMGRTGTLHAVEQEGVVPDLMTIAKGLGGGYQPIGAVLAKGQVVEGMRRGSGLFQHGHTYLGHPMAAAAALAVQKVIQRDQLLPQVRARGDYLRAALQDRLGTHAHVGDIRGRGLFMAVELVQDRASKATFDPARKLHAAVKAQAMELGLLCYPMGGTIDGQHGDHVLLAPPFIVSESDIDQIVDRLALSIDAALRATA; encoded by the coding sequence ATGACCCACATCATCCACCGCTCCCTGCTGAAAACCCCGCGCATGGCCCAGACCTCGCAGGGCATCACCATCACCGACACCCAGGGCAAAAGCTATATCGACGCCAGCGGCGGCGCTGCCGTCTCCTGCCTGGGCCATGCCCACCCGGATGTGCTGGCCGCCATGCATGCCCAGCTCGACCAGCTGGCCTATGCCCACACCAGCTTTTTCACCAGCGCCGTGGCCGAGGAACTGGCCGACCACCTGGCCGACCATGCGCCCCAGGGCCTGGACCAGGTGTACTTTGTCTCCGGTGGCTCGGAAGCCGTGGAAGCCGCGCTGAAGATGGCCCGTCAGTATTTTGTGGACATAGGCCAGCCCCAGCGCACCCGCTTTGTGGCCCGCGGCCAGAGCTACCACGGCAACACCCTGGGCGCCTTGGCCGTGGGTGGCAACGAATGGCGGCGCAAGCAGTTCGCACCCTTGCTGATGGACGTGGGCCGCGTGGCCCCCACCTATGCCTACCGCGACCAGCGCGCCGATGAAAGCCCCACGCAATATGGCCAGCGCCTTCTGGCAGAGATCGACGCCCAATTCCAGGCCCTGGGCCCGGACACCGTGATCGCCTTTGTGGCCGAGCCCGTGGTGGGCGCCACGGCCGGCGCACTGACCGCGCCCCCCGGCTACTTTGCCGGCGTGCGTGCGCTGTGCGACCGCTATGGCATTTTGTTCATTGCCGACGAAGTCATGTGCGGCATGGGGCGCACCGGCACGCTGCACGCCGTGGAACAAGAAGGCGTGGTGCCCGATTTGATGACCATTGCCAAAGGCCTTGGCGGTGGCTACCAACCCATAGGTGCGGTGCTGGCCAAGGGCCAGGTGGTGGAAGGCATGCGCCGCGGCAGCGGCCTGTTCCAGCATGGCCATACCTATCTGGGCCACCCCATGGCCGCAGCGGCGGCGCTGGCCGTGCAGAAGGTGATACAGCGCGACCAGCTGCTGCCCCAGGTGCGCGCCCGCGGCGACTATCTGCGCGCGGCCTTGCAAGACCGCCTGGGCACACATGCCCATGTGGGCGATATCCGTGGACGCGGCCTGTTCATGGCGGTGGAGCTGGTGCAGGACCGCGCCAGCAAGGCCACTTTTGACCCCGCCCGCAAGCTGCATGCCGCCGTCAAGGCCCAGGCCATGGAGCTGGGCCTGCTGTGCTACCCCATGGGCGGCACCATCGACGGTCAACATGGCGACCATGTGCTGCTGGCCCCTCCCTTTATCGTCAGCGAATCCGACATCGACCAGATCGTGGACCGCCTGGCCCTGTCCATTGACGCCGCACTGCGTGCCACCGCCTGA
- a CDS encoding carboxymuconolactone decarboxylase family protein, which produces MYTLQDDRLPPIPESEWTPEQRQLAQPIIDGPRGALISPFVPLLRSPELMDHAQRMGEYLRFRSRIGLRLSELAICITARQWSQQVEWAIHAPIAEREGIAPAALADIAQGRTPTALQPDEAVLYAFCTELHRNHGVSDATWAQAIALWGEAGAIDLIGVNGYYTFLSMVMNSARTTVPHSSASPLPPLAG; this is translated from the coding sequence ATGTACACCCTGCAAGACGATCGCCTGCCGCCGATTCCCGAAAGCGAATGGACGCCCGAGCAGCGCCAGCTGGCCCAACCCATCATCGATGGGCCACGCGGCGCGCTGATTTCACCTTTTGTACCGCTGCTGCGCAGCCCCGAGCTGATGGACCACGCCCAGCGCATGGGCGAGTACCTGCGCTTTCGCAGCCGCATCGGTCTGCGCCTGTCGGAGCTGGCCATCTGCATCACTGCCCGCCAATGGTCGCAGCAGGTGGAATGGGCCATCCACGCCCCGATTGCCGAACGCGAAGGCATTGCGCCCGCAGCCCTTGCCGATATTGCCCAGGGCCGTACGCCGACGGCGCTGCAGCCGGACGAGGCCGTGCTGTATGCCTTTTGCACCGAGCTGCACCGCAACCACGGTGTCAGCGATGCCACCTGGGCCCAGGCCATTGCCCTGTGGGGCGAGGCGGGGGCCATCGACCTGATTGGCGTCAACGGCTACTACACCTTTTTGTCGATGGTGATGAACAGCGCCCGCACCACCGTGCCGCATTCCAGCGCCAGCCCGCTGCCACCGCTGGCCGGCTGA
- the dinG gene encoding ATP-dependent DNA helicase DinG, with product MSQEKWAALALESFDSVVAAIPGFRSRDGQRRMAEQVSRTFAQAQLGKIEEGAPEPKKSIAVVQAGTGVGKSLAYSVPAISTALARGTRVLISTATVALQEQLVNKDLPALAKQLPLPFKFALAKGRGRFVCKLKLERLSSTGEHTDEAEDLFAEEQAAQRKARPQAETEARIQFYARMADALATGEWDGDRDSMKTPPEPEAWSPVAAEGSSCTGKHCPVFSSCTYYERRKDMVAAQVIVANHDLLLSSLGARLLPELDNCLLVLDEAHHLPQTALSQFACEMDLSRLQWIDKLTSRALRVGQLMEVEEIAELPSHSAGLRQHLADLARLVMEIYGADLKGQKDSWGPARVRAPRGVLPEPLLAPLAQLMHHASGFLDALRAIAKALRAEIKDKPDEAQRLSALYAQVGTLAPRLEAVHDTAQLLSQQPEAQADGSLGVPNAKWFTLEIDGDYIVVKAHASPILPGATLRQHLWSQVRGAVLTSATLTSCGGFDFFLREAGLHGDAGVQTLEVASPFDYAAQGTLVAHQTHADPREAQAFTAEMVDALLNDLALVQAGALVLFTSRDQMRQAVDALPSHMRSYVLVQNAMPRAVLLADHRSRVESGLASIIFGMQSFGEGLDLPGALCESLFITKLPFAPPDDPVGESRAEWLRTSGRNPFNELVVPATAIRLAQWVGRAIRTEEDMAHVYCYDRRLVATSYGAQLLKGLPPFTLQKRLAH from the coding sequence ATGAGCCAGGAAAAATGGGCCGCACTGGCCCTTGAATCGTTCGATTCCGTCGTCGCCGCCATCCCGGGCTTTCGCAGCCGTGACGGTCAGCGGCGCATGGCCGAGCAGGTCTCCCGCACCTTCGCCCAGGCGCAGCTGGGCAAAATCGAAGAAGGCGCTCCAGAGCCGAAAAAATCCATCGCCGTGGTCCAGGCCGGCACCGGGGTGGGCAAGTCGCTGGCCTATTCCGTGCCCGCCATCAGCACGGCGCTGGCCCGTGGCACGCGGGTGCTGATTTCCACCGCCACGGTGGCGCTGCAGGAGCAGCTGGTGAACAAGGATTTGCCGGCCCTGGCCAAGCAACTGCCCCTGCCCTTCAAGTTCGCGCTGGCCAAGGGACGCGGCCGTTTTGTCTGCAAGCTCAAGCTGGAGCGCCTGTCCAGCACCGGCGAGCACACGGACGAGGCCGAAGATCTGTTTGCGGAAGAGCAAGCCGCCCAGCGCAAGGCCAGACCCCAGGCCGAAACCGAGGCCCGCATCCAGTTCTATGCCCGCATGGCCGATGCCCTGGCCACTGGCGAATGGGATGGCGACCGCGACAGCATGAAAACCCCGCCCGAGCCCGAGGCCTGGAGCCCGGTGGCAGCGGAAGGCAGCTCCTGCACCGGCAAGCATTGCCCGGTGTTCTCCAGCTGCACCTATTACGAGCGCCGCAAGGACATGGTGGCCGCCCAGGTCATCGTGGCCAACCATGACCTGCTCCTATCCAGCCTGGGCGCCCGCCTGCTGCCCGAGCTGGACAACTGCCTGCTGGTGCTGGACGAGGCCCACCACCTGCCACAGACCGCCCTCTCCCAGTTCGCCTGCGAGATGGACCTGAGCCGCCTGCAGTGGATAGACAAGCTCACCAGCCGAGCCCTGCGCGTGGGCCAGTTGATGGAGGTGGAAGAGATCGCCGAGCTGCCCAGCCACAGCGCCGGCCTGCGCCAGCACCTGGCCGACCTGGCCCGGCTGGTGATGGAGATCTACGGTGCCGACCTGAAAGGCCAGAAGGACAGCTGGGGCCCGGCCCGTGTGCGTGCGCCTCGCGGTGTTTTACCCGAACCCCTGCTCGCCCCCTTGGCGCAGCTCATGCACCACGCCAGCGGCTTTCTGGACGCTTTGCGCGCCATTGCCAAGGCCTTGCGTGCCGAGATCAAGGACAAGCCCGACGAGGCCCAGCGCCTGTCCGCCCTCTACGCCCAGGTAGGCACGCTGGCGCCCCGCCTGGAGGCCGTGCACGACACGGCCCAGCTGCTGAGCCAGCAGCCTGAAGCCCAGGCCGATGGCAGCCTGGGCGTGCCGAACGCCAAATGGTTCACGCTGGAAATCGATGGCGACTACATCGTCGTCAAGGCCCATGCCAGCCCCATCCTGCCCGGCGCCACGCTGCGCCAGCACCTGTGGAGCCAGGTGCGCGGCGCGGTGCTGACCTCGGCCACGCTGACCAGCTGCGGTGGTTTTGACTTCTTCCTGCGCGAGGCTGGCCTGCACGGCGATGCCGGCGTGCAGACGCTGGAGGTGGCCAGCCCCTTCGACTATGCCGCCCAGGGCACGCTGGTGGCCCACCAGACCCATGCCGACCCGCGTGAGGCCCAGGCCTTCACCGCCGAGATGGTGGACGCCCTGCTCAACGATCTGGCCCTGGTACAGGCCGGCGCCCTGGTGCTGTTCACCTCGCGCGACCAGATGCGCCAGGCCGTGGACGCCCTGCCCTCCCATATGCGCAGCTATGTGCTGGTGCAAAACGCCATGCCCCGCGCTGTGCTGCTGGCCGACCACCGCAGCCGTGTAGAGTCGGGTCTGGCTTCCATCATCTTCGGCATGCAGTCCTTTGGCGAAGGCCTGGATCTGCCCGGTGCCCTGTGCGAGTCGCTGTTCATCACCAAGCTGCCCTTTGCCCCGCCGGACGACCCCGTGGGCGAATCCCGGGCCGAATGGTTGCGCACCAGCGGCCGCAACCCCTTCAACGAACTGGTGGTGCCGGCCACGGCCATCCGCCTGGCGCAATGGGTGGGCCGTGCCATACGCACCGAGGAAGACATGGCCCATGTCTACTGCTACGACCGCCGCCTGGTGGCCACCAGCTACGGTGCCCAGCTGCTCAAGGGCCTGCCCCCCTTCACCTTGCAAAAGCGCTTGGCCCACTGA
- a CDS encoding Spy/CpxP family protein refolding chaperone has translation MAILQRTLLATAAAAAISGAFTLPVWAQSNTAPTTAAATATAPAAPHMGAQRGQRHAMDRTAMHAQHMERLKALLQLSNTQEASWKQFVDGTQPAERQGKHMDREAWSKLTTPQRIEQMQTLRKERNAAAERRESATKTFYASLNPPQQKAFDAAMPMHGQRMHKGHGGAHGHGQGHERGQGPRAMPAPAGA, from the coding sequence ATGGCAATCCTGCAACGCACTCTGCTGGCCACGGCCGCCGCTGCCGCTATCTCGGGCGCCTTCACCCTCCCCGTTTGGGCCCAGAGCAACACGGCACCGACCACGGCCGCTGCCACCGCTACAGCCCCAGCAGCCCCCCATATGGGTGCTCAGCGCGGCCAACGTCACGCCATGGACCGCACCGCCATGCATGCCCAGCATATGGAGCGCCTGAAAGCCCTGCTGCAGCTGAGCAATACCCAAGAAGCTTCCTGGAAGCAGTTTGTGGATGGCACCCAACCCGCCGAACGCCAGGGCAAACATATGGACCGTGAAGCCTGGAGCAAGCTGACCACGCCCCAGCGCATTGAACAAATGCAAACCCTGCGCAAGGAACGCAATGCCGCAGCCGAACGCCGCGAAAGCGCCACCAAGACCTTCTACGCCAGCCTGAATCCGCCCCAGCAAAAAGCCTTTGATGCCGCCATGCCCATGCATGGACAGCGCATGCACAAAGGCCATGGCGGTGCCCACGGTCACGGCCAAGGCCATGAGCGTGGCCAAGGGCCGCGTGCCATGCCCGCTCCGGCCGGCGCATAA
- a CDS encoding recombination-associated protein RdgC, with protein MFKNMIVYRIAAQWQGALEQLEEALQKTPFTPCGATQEKSSGWVPPRGEEHGLLAESVGGQWVLRFMSESKMLPASVLNRKVAEKADAIEKEFGRKPGKKEKQELKDEAKLDLLPMAFTKQGGMWVWMDPQAHLLVLDTGSQGRADEVVTLLVEGLQGFGVALLDTQTSPQAAMAHWLLTQEPPVGFSIDRECELKAADESKAVVRYARHPLDIDEVKQHVEQGKQPTKLAMTWDDRVSLLLTDTLQVKKIAFLDSVLDEAGDEGGFDTDVAIATGELGRLIPDLIEALGGEGRTELGQDLPASLPPAETLAVRVAGATGKGQGTVTGPADAPVDSAPGETPF; from the coding sequence GTGTTCAAGAACATGATCGTGTACCGCATTGCGGCGCAATGGCAGGGTGCACTGGAGCAGCTCGAAGAGGCGCTGCAAAAGACCCCGTTCACCCCTTGCGGGGCGACACAGGAAAAGTCTTCAGGCTGGGTGCCGCCACGGGGCGAGGAACATGGCCTGTTGGCCGAAAGCGTGGGCGGACAGTGGGTGCTGCGCTTTATGAGCGAGAGCAAGATGCTGCCGGCCAGCGTGCTCAACCGCAAGGTGGCCGAAAAAGCCGATGCGATTGAAAAAGAGTTTGGTCGCAAGCCGGGCAAGAAGGAAAAGCAGGAGCTCAAGGACGAGGCCAAGCTGGACTTGCTGCCCATGGCCTTCACCAAGCAAGGCGGCATGTGGGTGTGGATGGATCCGCAGGCCCATCTGCTGGTGCTGGACACGGGCTCTCAGGGCCGGGCCGACGAGGTGGTGACCTTGCTGGTGGAAGGCCTGCAGGGCTTTGGCGTGGCGCTGCTGGACACCCAGACCAGCCCCCAGGCCGCCATGGCGCATTGGCTGCTGACGCAGGAGCCACCGGTGGGCTTTTCCATCGACCGCGAATGCGAGCTCAAGGCCGCCGACGAATCCAAGGCTGTGGTGCGCTATGCCCGCCATCCGCTGGATATCGACGAGGTCAAGCAGCATGTGGAGCAGGGCAAGCAGCCCACCAAGCTGGCCATGACCTGGGACGACCGCGTGAGCCTGCTGCTGACGGATACGCTGCAGGTCAAGAAGATCGCCTTTCTGGACAGCGTGCTGGACGAGGCCGGCGACGAAGGCGGCTTTGACACCGATGTGGCCATTGCCACGGGCGAGCTGGGCCGGTTGATTCCCGACCTGATCGAGGCCCTGGGCGGAGAAGGCCGCACCGAACTGGGCCAGGATCTGCCGGCATCGCTGCCGCCGGCCGAAACGCTGGCCGTGCGTGTGGCGGGCGCAACTGGCAAGGGCCAGGGCACGGTCACCGGGCCGGCCGATGCACCCGTGGATAGCGCGCCCGGCGAAACGCCGTTTTAA
- a CDS encoding acyl-CoA dehydrogenase family protein gives MLTNHFLSAEERAELDLFRQSLERFCDDQIEPHYAAWEKAGQVPRELFLKMGEQGYLCADVPDAHGGPGAPVQFSFAVVEVLSRRGYAGFVGGLQVHNDIVPPYLLHCGTEAQQAYWLPRMASGEAVAAIGMTEPGAGSDLKALRTTARKDGDDYVINGSKIFISNGQHADLLVLAAKTDASAGAKGVSLFLVDTRTPGFSRGRNLDKIGHHAGDTSELFFEDMRVPADALLGGVEGQGFVQMMRELPRERLIIGVQALYGARGALDATLEYVQQRQAFGQAIAQFQNTRFTLAQCATDIAAAEAFLNACVHAYTQGQLTPEAVSALKLHTTELFSRVADACLQLFGGYGYMAEYPISRFWTDARVLRIYGGTSEIMKELVARSLLGR, from the coding sequence ATGTTGACCAATCACTTTTTGAGCGCAGAGGAGCGCGCCGAGCTGGATCTTTTCAGGCAGTCGCTGGAGCGTTTTTGCGATGACCAGATCGAGCCCCACTACGCGGCCTGGGAGAAGGCGGGGCAGGTGCCGCGCGAGCTGTTCTTGAAGATGGGCGAGCAAGGCTATCTGTGCGCCGATGTGCCCGATGCCCATGGCGGCCCGGGCGCCCCCGTGCAGTTTTCGTTCGCCGTGGTCGAGGTGCTCTCGCGCCGTGGCTATGCGGGCTTTGTGGGCGGTCTGCAGGTGCACAACGACATTGTTCCGCCCTATCTCTTGCACTGCGGCACCGAGGCCCAGCAGGCCTACTGGCTGCCACGCATGGCCAGCGGTGAGGCCGTGGCCGCCATCGGCATGACCGAGCCCGGTGCAGGCAGCGACCTGAAGGCCTTGCGCACGACGGCGCGCAAGGATGGGGACGACTATGTCATCAACGGCAGCAAGATCTTCATCAGCAACGGCCAGCATGCCGACCTGCTGGTGCTGGCCGCCAAGACCGATGCCTCGGCCGGCGCCAAGGGCGTGAGCCTGTTCCTCGTCGACACCCGCACGCCCGGCTTTTCGCGCGGGCGCAATCTGGACAAGATAGGCCACCACGCAGGCGATACCTCGGAGCTGTTTTTCGAGGATATGCGCGTGCCCGCCGATGCCCTGCTGGGCGGTGTGGAAGGCCAGGGCTTTGTGCAGATGATGCGCGAGCTGCCACGCGAGCGCCTCATCATCGGCGTGCAGGCCTTGTACGGCGCACGTGGCGCGCTGGATGCCACGCTGGAATATGTGCAGCAGCGCCAGGCTTTCGGCCAGGCCATTGCCCAGTTCCAGAACACGCGCTTTACCCTGGCCCAGTGCGCCACCGACATTGCCGCGGCCGAGGCCTTTCTCAACGCCTGTGTCCACGCCTATACCCAGGGCCAACTCACGCCCGAGGCCGTGTCCGCCCTCAAGCTGCACACCACCGAACTCTTCAGCCGCGTGGCCGACGCCTGCCTGCAGCTGTTTGGCGGCTACGGCTACATGGCCGAATACCCCATCTCACGCTTCTGGACCGATGCACGCGTGCTGCGCATCTACGGCGGTACCTCGGAGATCATGAAGGAGCTTGTGGCCCGCAGCCTGCTGGGGCGGTAA
- a CDS encoding acetyl-CoA C-acyltransferase family protein has translation MTTRDIFVISAARTAIGTFGGSLKDVPNTQLATTAVKAAITRAGIAPDAVGHVVMGNVIPTDTKDAYLSRVAAIDAGCPIETPAFNVNRLCGSGLQAIVSAAQAIALGDCEIAVGGGSESMSRGPYFDQAARWGQRMGDAKSIDYMLGILHDPWHKLHMGITAENVAERYKISRQMQDELAVLSQQRAAAAIASGRFKEQIVPVEIATRKGTVLFDTDEHVRGGTTVDALAGMKPAFKKDGGTVTAGNASGINDGAGAVVLASGERVAALGLKPLARLVGYAHAGVDPAYMGIGPVPATQKVLARTGLKIQDMDVIEANEAFAAQACAVIQELGMDPAKVNPNGSGISLGHPVGATGAIITTKAIYELHRTGGRYALVTMCIGGGQGIAAVFERV, from the coding sequence ATGACCACCCGCGACATCTTTGTCATCAGCGCTGCACGCACTGCCATCGGCACCTTTGGCGGTAGCCTCAAGGACGTACCCAACACCCAGCTGGCCACCACGGCGGTGAAGGCCGCCATCACCCGTGCCGGCATTGCACCGGATGCCGTGGGCCATGTGGTCATGGGCAATGTGATTCCCACCGACACCAAGGACGCCTACCTCTCGCGCGTGGCGGCCATCGATGCCGGCTGCCCCATCGAGACGCCCGCCTTCAACGTGAACCGCCTGTGCGGCTCCGGCCTGCAGGCCATTGTCTCGGCGGCCCAGGCCATTGCCCTGGGCGACTGCGAGATCGCCGTGGGTGGTGGCTCGGAATCCATGAGCCGTGGCCCCTACTTCGACCAGGCCGCACGCTGGGGCCAGCGCATGGGGGACGCCAAGAGCATCGACTACATGCTGGGCATCTTGCACGACCCCTGGCACAAGCTGCACATGGGCATCACCGCCGAAAACGTGGCCGAGCGCTACAAGATCAGCCGCCAGATGCAGGACGAGCTGGCCGTGCTCAGCCAGCAGCGTGCAGCCGCCGCCATAGCGTCCGGCCGCTTCAAGGAGCAAATCGTGCCGGTGGAAATCGCCACCCGCAAAGGCACCGTGCTGTTCGACACCGATGAACATGTGCGCGGCGGCACCACGGTCGACGCCTTGGCCGGCATGAAGCCAGCCTTCAAAAAGGACGGCGGCACCGTCACCGCAGGCAATGCCTCGGGCATCAACGACGGCGCAGGCGCCGTGGTGCTGGCCTCGGGCGAGCGCGTGGCCGCCCTGGGCCTCAAGCCCCTGGCCCGCCTGGTGGGCTATGCCCATGCGGGCGTGGACCCGGCCTATATGGGCATAGGCCCCGTGCCGGCCACGCAAAAAGTGCTGGCGCGCACCGGCCTGAAGATCCAGGACATGGATGTGATCGAGGCCAACGAAGCCTTTGCCGCCCAGGCCTGCGCCGTGATCCAGGAACTGGGCATGGACCCGGCCAAGGTCAACCCCAATGGCTCCGGCATCTCCCTGGGCCACCCCGTGGGTGCCACCGGCGCCATCATCACCACCAAGGCCATTTACGAGCTGCACCGCACCGGCGGCCGCTATGCGCTGGTGACCATGTGCATCGGCGGTGGCCAGGGTATTGCGGCAGTGTTTGAGCGGGTGTAA
- a CDS encoding enoyl-CoA hydratase/isomerase family protein, whose protein sequence is MSKPEQLPLLLERDGAIATLTFHRPEALNAINVPMAQAFLQTMQQLAADATLRCLVLRGAGRGFMAGGDLATLADNPAQGAADLLGPLNQAVELLAQINAPVIAQVHGVAAGAGLSLMLQADFIYAAEGTRFNLAYINIGTSCDVGASWALPRRVGLTRALEIAMLGETLDCPTAERLGLINRTLPPAELDTAVQGLAQRLAAGPTQALGQMRRLMRSGMYNDLPTQLAAETQAFMACAHGPDLRHGIAAFQAKQKPSFQGR, encoded by the coding sequence TTGTCCAAGCCCGAACAACTCCCCCTGCTGCTGGAACGTGATGGCGCCATCGCCACCCTCACCTTCCACCGCCCCGAGGCCTTGAACGCCATCAACGTCCCCATGGCCCAGGCCTTTTTGCAAACCATGCAGCAGCTCGCTGCCGACGCCACCCTGCGCTGCCTGGTGCTGCGCGGTGCGGGCCGGGGCTTTATGGCTGGTGGCGATCTGGCCACGCTGGCCGACAACCCAGCGCAAGGCGCGGCCGATCTGCTGGGCCCCCTGAACCAGGCCGTGGAGCTGCTGGCGCAGATCAACGCCCCCGTCATTGCCCAGGTGCATGGGGTGGCCGCAGGCGCTGGTTTGTCGCTGATGCTGCAGGCCGACTTCATCTATGCCGCCGAAGGCACGCGCTTTAACCTGGCCTATATCAACATCGGCACCAGCTGCGACGTGGGCGCCTCCTGGGCGCTGCCACGCCGCGTAGGCCTCACCCGCGCGCTGGAGATCGCCATGCTGGGCGAGACCCTGGACTGCCCCACGGCCGAGCGCCTGGGCCTCATCAACCGCACCCTGCCCCCTGCCGAACTCGATACCGCCGTGCAAGGCCTGGCCCAGCGCCTGGCGGCCGGCCCCACCCAGGCCCTGGGCCAGATGCGCCGCCTGATGCGCTCCGGCATGTACAACGACCTGCCCACCCAGCTCGCGGCCGAAACCCAGGCCTTTATGGCCTGCGCCCACGGCCCAGATCTGCGCCATGGCATTGCCGCCTTCCAGGCCAAGCAAAAGCCCAGCTTTCAGGGCCGCTGA
- a CDS encoding long-chain fatty acid--CoA ligase, producing the protein MNIPELTLPQMLRQRAQTDADRVAIRQKDFGIWKPTNWAGFDLRASHFGLGLVALGLPRGGHMGVIAENRIEWVIAQMGAGLVGAVTVGVYPTSPTPEVAYVVGHADIEIMVCEDQEQTDKVLEALEQLPRLKKIIVMETKGLRSFAPAQRALIASFDEVEKLGAQAASQAPIDEALARQTLDDIGLMIYTSGSTGAPKGAMISWRNIRGVVPGIAQRLGLSRDSRHLSYLPLCHVAEQMLTTFCPIYLGAQIHFGESIRTVQEDLREVAPNMFLGVPRIWEKLHASINIKMQETGSLRQALYHRALAACAPLAEKPRSSWSLSERLAQAASYWLVFRALQNFIGLRDVHVALTGAAPIPPDVVRYFRSIGVPLIEVYGLTESSGMVTGHELHKVVVGTVGPPIRGLDWRVADNGEFQIKGDMVFAGYYKNPEATAQSIQNGWLHTGDVVREEQGQLKIVDRLKDIMITAGGKNLTPSEIENTMKGSPYIKECIIVAEGRKFVSALVQIDLETVGKWAEARRLPFTHFRSLVETPAVRELINSEIAQGNERLAQVSRIRKFHLLTKELDHDDGEVTATMKVKRSSIYKTYAVEIDALYQ; encoded by the coding sequence ATGAACATCCCTGAACTCACCCTGCCCCAGATGCTGCGCCAGCGTGCGCAAACCGATGCCGACAGGGTTGCCATACGGCAAAAGGACTTTGGCATCTGGAAGCCCACGAACTGGGCGGGATTTGACCTGCGTGCCAGCCACTTCGGCCTGGGCCTGGTGGCGCTGGGCCTGCCTCGCGGCGGCCATATGGGGGTGATTGCCGAAAACCGCATCGAATGGGTGATTGCCCAGATGGGCGCTGGCCTGGTGGGCGCGGTCACCGTGGGCGTCTACCCCACCAGCCCCACACCCGAGGTGGCCTATGTGGTGGGCCATGCCGACATCGAAATCATGGTCTGCGAAGACCAGGAGCAGACCGACAAGGTGCTGGAGGCGCTGGAGCAGTTGCCACGCCTCAAGAAAATCATCGTCATGGAGACCAAGGGCCTGCGCAGCTTTGCCCCCGCGCAGCGCGCCCTGATCGCCAGTTTTGACGAGGTGGAAAAGCTGGGCGCCCAGGCCGCCAGCCAGGCCCCCATTGACGAGGCCCTGGCACGCCAGACGCTGGATGACATCGGCCTGATGATCTACACCTCGGGCTCCACAGGCGCGCCCAAGGGCGCCATGATTTCCTGGCGCAATATACGCGGCGTGGTGCCCGGCATTGCCCAGCGCCTGGGCCTGTCGCGCGATTCGCGCCATCTGTCCTATCTGCCGCTGTGCCATGTGGCCGAGCAGATGCTGACCACCTTCTGCCCCATCTACCTGGGCGCGCAAATCCATTTCGGCGAGTCCATACGCACGGTGCAGGAAGACCTGCGCGAAGTCGCGCCGAATATGTTTTTGGGCGTGCCCCGCATCTGGGAAAAACTGCACGCCTCCATCAACATCAAGATGCAGGAAACCGGCAGCCTGCGCCAGGCCCTGTACCACCGTGCGCTCGCCGCCTGCGCGCCACTGGCCGAAAAACCGCGCAGCAGCTGGAGCCTGTCAGAGCGCCTGGCCCAGGCCGCCAGCTACTGGCTGGTCTTTCGCGCCTTGCAAAACTTCATCGGCCTGCGCGATGTGCACGTGGCGCTCACCGGTGCAGCCCCGATTCCACCCGATGTGGTGCGCTACTTTCGCTCGATTGGCGTGCCGTTGATTGAGGTCTACGGCCTCACCGAATCCTCGGGCATGGTCACCGGCCATGAGCTGCACAAGGTGGTGGTGGGCACGGTGGGCCCCCCCATCCGCGGCCTGGACTGGCGTGTGGCGGACAACGGTGAGTTCCAGATCAAGGGCGATATGGTGTTTGCCGGCTATTACAAAAACCCCGAAGCCACGGCCCAGTCCATACAGAACGGCTGGCTGCATACCGGCGACGTGGTGCGCGAGGAGCAAGGCCAGCTCAAGATCGTGGACCGGCTCAAGGACATCATGATCACGGCCGGCGGCAAAAACCTCACGCCCTCCGAGATCGAGAACACCATGAAGGGCAGCCCCTACATCAAGGAATGCATCATCGTGGCAGAGGGCCGAAAGTTCGTGAGCGCTCTGGTGCAGATCGATCTGGAGACCGTGGGCAAATGGGCCGAAGCACGGCGCCTTCCCTTCACCCATTTCCGCTCCCTGGTGGAAACGCCCGCAGTGCGCGAGCTCATCAACAGCGAGATCGCCCAGGGCAACGAGCGCCTGGCCCAGGTCTCGCGCATACGCAAATTCCATTTGCTGACCAAGGAGCTGGACCACGATGACGGTGAAGTCACCGCCACCATGAAGGTCAAGCGCTCCAGCATCTACAAGACCTATGCCGTCGAAATTGACGCGTTGTACCAATAG